Proteins from one Dysgonomonas sp. HDW5A genomic window:
- a CDS encoding SusC/RagA family TonB-linked outer membrane protein, whose translation MENGKHIKQTEVPKRSGLRLLSPIMMVLIMLLSGMTMKAQTGGNITVSGIVTDGSGETLIGASVVQKGTTNASMTGLDGDYKLTVPSNATLVVTYVGFNPKEVQVNGKTKLDIVVSEDTKLLDEVVVTALGIKRDKKSLGYALQEIKGDQLMETRDPNVANALAGKVAGLQIKQNGSGPAGSSRIVLRGNNSIGGNNQPLIVVDGVPIDNFSGGTDDLFNGGIDKGSGLSDIAPDDIESMSVLKGPAAAALYGSRAGNGVIMITTKKSSGKKGLGISYNTNFVIENPMQLPKYQNTYGQGLNGKYDVTASSSWGEKMTGQTVKDVIGRDAVYASYGNDLEDIMQTGTTWTNSIDISNSTDKGTFRVGVMNLSNKGVVPNSSFGRTSATIRGTAKLSDKFSVDAKLTYINQQADNRIKIGGDPDNIFYNYLLTPRSVHLTDYKDQSLYPNYGFAPNTIATDGSGINLSGLPASWVSNHGAMIRNPYWSMYKNTNSDKRNRLIGFGSLKYDFNDWLNIQGRYGMDYYASQYKNRQATNTPFWEKSGDYRITNESFYEINSDFLITATRDLSDKIGLVATGGGNIMYRRLNTERTIANGLVIPDFFRMDNAKRATTEDRITRSQVNSLYATASFSYDNTLYLDLTARNDWSSTLNPDNRSFFYPSVGASWLITESLDKWDVNHSAINFAKLRVSWAQVGNSADAYQLLNERNISVTNITNTLTNQSESYFFSRFDETKRLYDLKNELVESYEIGLELKAFNNRLGLDFAFYNKDAKDQILKMNIPASSGFTYKYINAGNVRNRGIELVLSGTPVQTKDFQWSMDVNYSRNKNTIVKLYPGVEQQILNHVSTRSLVEIVAKEGGSYGDIYGIPYLRNDNGDILIDDSGLPIFDTNKKKLGNSSPLWMGGIVNYLTYKNFDVMFQIDMRYGGDVYMGSIARGMGAGTLEGTLAGREGMTVEGIRKSDNTANTTQTTAQEYWGRLGSGSEPWIYDATNIRFREFSIGYTIPRKALSKTPFQAIKLSLVGRNLFMIYSKTKGFDPEAGFTSSNAQGIEFGSMPTLRSYGFNLNVSF comes from the coding sequence ATGGAAAACGGTAAACACATCAAACAAACAGAAGTACCTAAAAGAAGTGGCCTCAGGCTTCTCTCTCCCATTATGATGGTACTTATTATGCTCTTGTCAGGAATGACAATGAAAGCACAAACGGGAGGAAACATAACAGTATCAGGTATTGTTACAGATGGCAGTGGCGAAACTCTGATTGGAGCAAGTGTAGTACAAAAAGGAACTACTAATGCTTCAATGACAGGATTAGATGGAGACTATAAACTGACAGTACCATCGAATGCAACACTTGTTGTTACTTATGTAGGGTTTAATCCTAAAGAAGTACAAGTTAATGGAAAAACTAAACTAGACATCGTTGTATCGGAAGACACAAAACTTCTGGATGAAGTTGTAGTTACAGCATTAGGAATCAAGAGAGATAAAAAATCTCTGGGTTATGCACTACAAGAAATCAAAGGAGACCAACTGATGGAAACAAGAGATCCTAACGTTGCAAATGCATTGGCCGGTAAAGTAGCCGGATTGCAGATCAAGCAAAACGGATCAGGCCCTGCGGGTTCTTCTCGTATCGTATTACGTGGCAATAACTCTATCGGAGGAAACAATCAGCCTCTAATAGTAGTCGATGGTGTGCCTATCGATAACTTCTCGGGAGGTACAGATGACTTATTCAACGGTGGTATAGACAAAGGATCAGGCCTATCGGATATAGCTCCGGATGACATTGAGTCGATGTCAGTACTTAAAGGACCTGCAGCAGCAGCCCTTTATGGTTCACGCGCAGGTAATGGCGTAATCATGATCACTACCAAGAAAAGTTCAGGTAAAAAAGGCTTAGGCATTTCATACAACACCAACTTTGTTATTGAAAACCCTATGCAACTTCCTAAATACCAAAACACATATGGACAAGGACTAAACGGCAAATATGACGTGACTGCCTCATCAAGCTGGGGAGAAAAAATGACAGGACAAACGGTAAAAGATGTAATAGGCAGAGATGCTGTATATGCTTCTTACGGCAACGACCTTGAGGACATCATGCAAACCGGAACTACATGGACGAACAGTATTGACATAAGTAATAGTACCGACAAAGGAACTTTCCGTGTTGGTGTTATGAATTTATCTAACAAAGGAGTAGTACCAAATAGTTCTTTTGGAAGGACATCTGCAACAATCCGTGGAACAGCCAAATTATCAGACAAATTCTCTGTTGACGCGAAGCTGACCTATATCAACCAACAAGCAGATAATAGAATTAAAATCGGAGGAGACCCCGATAATATTTTCTATAACTACTTGTTAACACCCCGCTCTGTTCATTTAACAGACTACAAAGACCAATCTTTATATCCTAATTATGGTTTTGCGCCAAACACAATTGCAACCGATGGTAGTGGTATAAATTTGTCAGGCCTACCAGCCAGCTGGGTAAGTAACCACGGAGCAATGATAAGAAACCCATATTGGTCAATGTACAAAAATACAAATAGTGATAAGAGAAACCGTTTGATTGGATTTGGATCATTGAAATATGATTTTAATGACTGGTTAAACATTCAAGGACGTTATGGTATGGACTATTATGCTTCCCAATACAAGAACAGACAAGCAACCAATACTCCTTTCTGGGAAAAATCGGGAGATTATAGAATAACCAATGAGTCTTTCTATGAAATCAACTCTGACTTCCTTATTACTGCAACCAGAGATTTATCAGACAAAATCGGTTTAGTAGCGACAGGAGGGGGAAACATAATGTACAGAAGACTAAATACTGAAAGAACTATCGCAAACGGGCTAGTTATTCCAGATTTCTTTAGAATGGATAATGCTAAAAGAGCAACTACAGAAGATAGAATAACTCGCTCTCAAGTTAATTCTTTATATGCAACAGCGTCTTTTTCATATGACAATACATTATATTTAGATTTAACAGCACGTAACGACTGGTCTTCAACTCTTAATCCCGACAATCGTTCATTCTTCTATCCATCAGTAGGAGCAAGTTGGTTGATTACAGAATCTTTGGATAAGTGGGATGTTAATCACTCTGCTATTAATTTTGCAAAACTACGTGTATCTTGGGCACAGGTAGGAAACTCTGCTGATGCATACCAATTATTGAACGAAAGAAATATCAGCGTAACCAACATAACAAATACATTAACAAACCAATCTGAATCTTATTTCTTTAGTCGCTTTGACGAAACTAAGAGATTATATGATTTGAAAAACGAATTGGTTGAATCTTATGAAATAGGGCTTGAATTGAAAGCATTCAACAACCGTTTGGGACTAGACTTTGCATTCTACAATAAAGATGCTAAAGACCAGATTCTTAAAATGAATATCCCGGCTTCTTCAGGCTTTACTTATAAATATATTAATGCAGGTAATGTTCGAAACAGAGGTATAGAGCTTGTTTTATCAGGAACCCCTGTTCAAACAAAAGACTTCCAATGGAGTATGGATGTTAACTACTCTAGAAACAAAAACACAATTGTTAAGTTATATCCAGGTGTTGAACAGCAAATCTTGAACCACGTTTCAACAAGAAGTCTTGTAGAAATAGTAGCAAAAGAAGGCGGCTCTTATGGAGATATTTATGGTATCCCATATCTACGTAATGACAACGGGGATATATTAATTGACGATTCGGGTCTTCCAATCTTCGACACCAACAAGAAGAAGCTAGGAAACTCCAGCCCTCTTTGGATGGGTGGTATTGTAAACTACCTGACATACAAAAACTTTGATGTAATGTTCCAAATAGACATGAGATATGGAGGTGATGTATACATGGGGTCTATAGCCAGAGGTATGGGTGCAGGAACTCTTGAAGGAACTCTTGCCGGCAGAGAAGGTATGACAGTTGAAGGAATCAGAAAATCTGACAATACTGCAAATACAACTCAAACCACAGCTCAGGAATATTGGGGCAGATTGGGATCAGGTTCAGAACCTTGGATTTATGATGCTACAAACATCAGATTCAGAGAGTTTAGCATTGGATACACTATACCAAGAAAAGCTTTAAGCAAAACTCCATTCCAAGCTATCAAACTGAGCCTTGTAGGAAGAAACCTATTTATGATCTACAGCAAAACAAAAGGATTTGATCCTGAAGCAGGATTTACTTCAAGTAATGCTCAAGGTATCGAATTTGGATCAATGCCAACTCTCCGCAGTTATGGATTTAACCTAAATGTTTCATTCTAA
- a CDS encoding SusD/RagB family nutrient-binding outer membrane lipoprotein, with translation MKTKNIILSGLIGLTLLTTSCDNGFDAINTNPNVPGTIDYYKSDLATALRAGATLDGADLHQRIKSINVDVFSHYLENGPGRRNYTPADSYNEAYWGAHFRWMYLLNTVIEDTKDKPELANFTALAKVWRVYIQSQATDFFGPMPFPKNTADAEFAPYEPLADQYKFFYNELKEAVALFDASKAFMTPEDNIYFGQVDKWKRFTNSLHLRLALRVSEIDPTLCKTEAQAAVSNAAGLMELNGDARIGSVTGWGNQYPYYMYQIGWGGKSVMVTSMEKVLTGIGGLAYHGPTGAIAPAKVDPRGAKYFDPSSKNKEWKGIAPGLMSNEVSNMNTDFGYMSQLWILTSDSRPMDVFLYPEVCFLMAEAVERGFVSGSGTAKDWYEKGVKASFLNWGISDADATAYLASAAKNTWGTSANYDDATGNGNTKLEKIITQKYIANYPDQAYQAWDDKRRLNLPAFDIPKYIDPGAGTYPSNSKDIKNPENFISRMTYPQSESLINNAKYLEGVAQLRDGDKTSSPLWWASKRSNYVTSVVN, from the coding sequence ATGAAAACTAAAAATATAATATTATCCGGTCTTATTGGTCTTACCCTTCTAACCACATCTTGTGACAACGGGTTTGACGCAATAAATACCAATCCGAATGTACCCGGAACAATAGATTACTATAAATCAGATCTGGCAACTGCTCTAAGAGCCGGAGCTACACTCGATGGTGCAGATCTACATCAACGTATCAAAAGTATAAATGTAGATGTCTTCTCTCATTATCTGGAAAATGGTCCAGGAAGACGTAATTACACTCCCGCTGACTCTTACAATGAAGCATATTGGGGAGCACACTTCAGATGGATGTACCTATTAAATACGGTGATTGAAGATACAAAAGACAAGCCAGAACTTGCTAACTTTACAGCTCTTGCTAAAGTATGGAGAGTATACATCCAATCACAAGCAACTGATTTCTTTGGCCCGATGCCATTTCCAAAAAATACTGCTGATGCAGAATTTGCACCTTATGAACCTCTTGCTGATCAATACAAATTCTTCTATAATGAATTAAAGGAAGCCGTAGCCTTATTTGATGCGTCAAAAGCCTTTATGACCCCTGAAGATAATATATACTTTGGTCAAGTAGACAAATGGAAGAGGTTTACAAACTCATTGCATTTACGCTTAGCATTAAGAGTATCTGAGATAGACCCTACATTATGTAAAACTGAAGCCCAAGCAGCAGTAAGCAATGCAGCAGGATTAATGGAGCTTAATGGCGATGCCAGAATCGGAAGCGTTACCGGTTGGGGAAATCAATACCCATACTATATGTATCAGATAGGATGGGGAGGCAAATCTGTAATGGTTACATCCATGGAAAAAGTACTTACAGGTATTGGCGGTCTGGCTTATCACGGACCAACGGGAGCTATCGCTCCAGCAAAAGTAGACCCTCGTGGAGCTAAATATTTTGACCCTAGCTCCAAGAACAAAGAGTGGAAAGGTATTGCTCCCGGACTTATGAGTAACGAAGTGAGTAATATGAATACTGATTTCGGATACATGAGCCAATTGTGGATCTTAACCAGTGACTCCAGACCAATGGATGTATTCTTATATCCCGAAGTATGTTTCTTAATGGCTGAAGCGGTTGAAAGAGGCTTTGTTTCAGGATCAGGAACAGCTAAAGACTGGTATGAAAAAGGAGTAAAAGCATCTTTCCTAAACTGGGGAATTAGTGACGCCGATGCAACTGCCTATCTTGCTTCTGCAGCCAAGAATACTTGGGGTACTTCAGCTAATTACGATGATGCTACAGGAAACGGAAATACTAAACTTGAGAAAATCATAACTCAAAAATACATTGCAAACTATCCCGATCAAGCGTATCAGGCTTGGGATGACAAACGCAGATTAAATCTTCCTGCATTTGATATTCCTAAATATATCGATCCGGGAGCAGGAACATACCCTAGCAACTCGAAAGATATCAAGAATCCTGAGAATTTCATTTCTCGTATGACTTATCCTCAGTCTGAATCTTTGATAAATAATGCTAAATACCTTGAAGGTGTGGCACAATTAAGAGATGGAGATAAAACATCTTCTCCTCTATGGTGGGCATCGAAAAGAAGTAATTATGTTACATCTGTTGTAAATTAA
- a CDS encoding glucosamine-6-phosphate deaminase: MKTDLSSQITLERIPQRYYHPTNAFEQTALTRYEKIDTQIYESSKAASNYVARKIGEEIRRKQEAKEYYVLALPGGHSPQTIYQELVRLHQEEKLSFQNVVIFSVYEYYPLQKGSDSNLQLLKDLLLDHVDIDWTKVFSPDGEIAKDQIFSHCKSYEDKIESYGGIDHLLLGLGRGGNIGVNIPGSNINSQTRIILLDNQSRKEATNTFGSLDKVPESAITMGISTMLKAKKITLIAWGEDKAHSVKDVVEGKKSDAIPASWLQNHPNVKIFTDLNSAYDLTRISKPWLVTSCDWTNQLIRRAIVWLCFEVDKPILKLTNKDYQDNSLGELLALYGSAYNVNIKVFNDLQHTITGWPGGKPNADDTNRPERAAPYPKRVIIFSPHPDDDVISMGGTFQRLVNQKHDVHVAYQTSGNIAVGDEEVIRYASLMENVRAKYSPNDTILKEELTKVLNFLMKEKKAGDEDTADVLFMKGRIRREEATAGCRFVGIKDSKIKFLDLPFYETGKVKKNPISEADIKIVKEYLQEIKPHQVFVAGDLADPHGTHKVCLDAILAAVDELKNEKTEWLKDCRFWMYRGAWAEWEIDFIEMAVPISPEELRSKRLSILKHQSQMESAPFLGNDERLFWQRSEDRNHATAELYRRLGLASYEAIEAFVEYKPL, translated from the coding sequence ATGAAAACAGATTTAAGTTCTCAGATTACATTAGAACGGATACCTCAGAGATATTATCATCCGACTAATGCTTTTGAGCAAACCGCATTGACACGCTATGAAAAAATTGACACTCAGATCTACGAGTCGTCAAAAGCAGCATCCAATTACGTTGCCAGAAAAATTGGCGAAGAAATAAGAAGAAAACAAGAAGCCAAAGAGTACTATGTATTGGCTCTTCCGGGAGGACATTCACCACAAACCATCTATCAAGAACTGGTAAGATTACACCAAGAGGAAAAATTAAGTTTCCAGAATGTAGTGATCTTTAGTGTATATGAATACTACCCTCTTCAAAAAGGATCGGATAGCAACCTACAATTATTAAAAGATCTATTATTAGATCATGTAGATATAGATTGGACTAAGGTATTTTCGCCTGATGGAGAAATTGCCAAAGACCAAATCTTCTCACACTGCAAATCTTATGAAGATAAGATCGAAAGCTATGGAGGAATAGATCACCTTTTACTTGGGTTAGGTAGAGGAGGAAATATCGGAGTAAATATCCCCGGTTCAAACATCAACTCTCAGACTCGTATCATTCTACTTGACAATCAGTCTCGCAAAGAAGCAACCAATACATTTGGATCTTTAGACAAAGTACCCGAAAGTGCTATCACTATGGGTATATCGACTATGCTAAAAGCTAAAAAGATCACCTTAATCGCTTGGGGAGAAGATAAAGCTCATAGTGTAAAAGATGTTGTAGAGGGTAAAAAAAGTGATGCAATACCAGCCTCTTGGTTGCAAAACCACCCTAATGTAAAGATATTTACAGATCTTAATTCGGCATACGATCTAACCAGAATAAGCAAACCTTGGTTAGTAACCAGCTGTGATTGGACAAATCAACTGATTCGCCGTGCCATAGTTTGGCTATGTTTCGAGGTCGATAAACCAATTCTTAAATTAACGAATAAAGATTATCAAGATAACAGTCTTGGTGAGCTTCTAGCATTATACGGCTCGGCATACAACGTGAACATTAAGGTGTTTAATGATTTGCAACACACTATTACAGGATGGCCAGGAGGAAAACCCAATGCAGACGACACAAATCGTCCCGAAAGAGCAGCCCCATACCCAAAACGTGTAATCATATTCAGTCCACACCCCGATGATGATGTTATCTCAATGGGAGGAACTTTCCAACGTTTAGTGAATCAGAAGCATGATGTACATGTTGCATATCAGACATCGGGTAATATTGCCGTTGGTGACGAAGAAGTAATTCGCTATGCATCTCTCATGGAGAATGTACGCGCTAAATACAGTCCGAACGATACCATTTTGAAAGAAGAATTAACAAAAGTTCTAAACTTCTTAATGAAAGAAAAGAAAGCCGGAGATGAAGATACCGCGGATGTATTATTCATGAAAGGACGTATTCGTCGTGAAGAAGCTACTGCCGGATGTCGCTTTGTCGGAATAAAAGATTCAAAAATAAAATTCCTGGATCTGCCTTTCTACGAAACAGGAAAAGTAAAGAAGAATCCAATATCAGAAGCAGATATAAAGATTGTAAAAGAATATTTACAGGAAATCAAACCTCATCAGGTATTTGTTGCAGGAGATTTAGCCGATCCTCACGGAACACATAAAGTTTGTCTGGATGCAATTCTAGCAGCTGTAGATGAATTAAAAAACGAAAAAACAGAATGGCTTAAAGATTGCCGCTTCTGGATGTACCGTGGAGCTTGGGCTGAATGGGAAATTGACTTCATTGAAATGGCTGTCCCTATCTCTCCCGAAGAATTGCGTTCTAAACGTTTATCGATTCTTAAGCACCAGTCTCAGATGGAAAGTGCTCCATTCTTGGGTAATGATGAACGCCTATTCTGGCAACGTTCTGAAGATAGAAACCATGCTACTGCCGAATTATATCGCAGACTAGGGCTAGCTTCGTATGAAGCTATCGAAGCTTTTGTTGAATACAAGCCTCTTTAA
- the nagB gene encoding glucosamine-6-phosphate deaminase — translation MRLIIQADFNNLSKWAANYVAAKINEAKPTADKPFVLGLPTGSSPLGMYKSLIELNKKGVVSFKNIITFNMDEYVGLPQNHPQSYYTFMWDNFFNHVDINKENVNILNGNAADLDKECAAYEAKMKSVGGVDLFLGGIGPDGHIAFNEPGSSLSSRTRVKTLTKDTIIANSRFFDNDINKVPKTSVTVGVGTILDAKEVLIMVNGHNKARALAQAVEGSINQMWTITALQLHEKAIIVCDEAATEELKVGTYRYFKDIEGENLNPDSLLK, via the coding sequence ATGAGATTAATTATTCAGGCAGATTTTAACAACCTATCAAAATGGGCAGCAAATTATGTCGCAGCAAAAATTAATGAAGCTAAACCAACAGCAGATAAACCTTTTGTTCTAGGGTTACCTACCGGATCTTCTCCATTGGGAATGTATAAAAGCCTTATCGAATTAAATAAAAAAGGAGTCGTTTCTTTTAAAAATATAATCACTTTCAATATGGATGAATATGTAGGTTTACCTCAAAATCATCCTCAAAGCTATTACACATTTATGTGGGATAACTTTTTCAATCACGTAGATATCAACAAAGAAAATGTAAATATACTGAATGGTAATGCAGCCGATCTTGATAAAGAATGTGCCGCATACGAAGCTAAAATGAAATCGGTAGGTGGTGTAGACTTATTTTTAGGAGGCATCGGACCCGATGGGCATATTGCTTTCAATGAACCAGGATCGTCATTGTCTTCCAGAACACGTGTAAAAACATTAACAAAGGATACAATTATTGCTAATTCAAGATTTTTCGACAACGACATCAACAAAGTTCCTAAAACTTCTGTAACTGTAGGCGTTGGTACAATATTGGATGCCAAAGAAGTATTAATTATGGTAAATGGCCACAATAAAGCAAGAGCATTAGCTCAGGCTGTTGAGGGATCAATAAACCAAATGTGGACTATTACAGCACTACAGCTTCACGAAAAAGCAATCATTGTATGTGATGAAGCTGCAACCGAAGAACTTAAAGTTGGAACATACAGATATTTCAAGGATATAGAGGGAGAAAACCTAAATCCTGATTCTTTACTGAAATAA
- a CDS encoding peroxiredoxin → MKKYLILGLSATLALASCKNDKQESPKLKDGKWHAEFNAKDGSIPFSFEVEKGSSDSSAVVTLINGAERVPLEGVTYKGDSIFIPIKAYDTELKGVIKGDSISGIFRRLFSEEDKGLEFKAVYGATPRFVTEGTSADSLDGKWDIQFITDSETKNNVGIFSQKDGILTGSILTNSGDFRYLEGVSDKNGFRLSAFAGLSPYLIQGKFTDKDNFEGEFITAKGSQKIKGTRNPNARLADPYGLTQLKKGYNSIDLKLRDLKGNEVSLTDPKFKDKVVIISILGSWCPNCLDEAEFLAPWYKENKDRGVEIVGLAFERKDDPEYIQKVLSNLVKKYDITYDILVGGKISDSEKVLSALDGGLKSYPTTIFIDKKGVVRKIHTGFNGPATGLFYDEFKTDFNKLVNELLAEK, encoded by the coding sequence ATGAAAAAATATTTAATATTAGGACTCTCTGCGACGCTAGCATTAGCTTCTTGCAAAAATGACAAACAAGAAAGCCCCAAATTAAAAGATGGAAAATGGCATGCCGAATTTAACGCCAAAGATGGAAGTATTCCGTTCTCATTCGAAGTAGAAAAAGGCAGCTCCGACAGTTCGGCAGTTGTAACTCTGATAAACGGAGCCGAGCGGGTGCCATTGGAAGGTGTAACATATAAAGGAGACAGCATCTTTATTCCTATAAAAGCATATGACACAGAACTTAAAGGAGTAATAAAAGGGGATTCTATTTCTGGTATTTTCAGAAGATTATTCTCCGAAGAAGATAAAGGATTGGAATTTAAAGCTGTATATGGAGCTACTCCCCGATTCGTAACAGAAGGTACCTCAGCCGATTCCTTAGATGGTAAATGGGATATACAGTTTATTACTGACTCTGAGACTAAAAATAACGTAGGCATATTTAGTCAAAAAGATGGTATACTTACAGGCTCTATTCTAACAAATTCGGGCGACTTCCGTTACCTGGAAGGAGTTTCTGATAAAAACGGGTTCAGACTATCTGCATTTGCCGGACTAAGTCCCTACCTTATCCAAGGTAAATTTACAGATAAAGATAATTTTGAAGGTGAATTTATTACAGCCAAAGGTAGCCAAAAGATAAAAGGAACACGAAACCCGAATGCTCGCCTAGCTGATCCTTATGGACTTACTCAATTGAAAAAAGGGTATAACTCTATTGACTTGAAACTACGTGACCTGAAAGGTAACGAGGTCTCATTGACTGATCCTAAATTTAAGGACAAAGTAGTTATCATTTCAATTTTAGGGAGTTGGTGTCCAAACTGTTTAGACGAAGCAGAGTTTTTAGCCCCTTGGTACAAAGAAAATAAAGATAGAGGTGTAGAAATTGTAGGACTTGCTTTTGAACGTAAAGACGACCCAGAGTATATACAAAAGGTATTATCGAATCTGGTAAAGAAATATGATATTACTTATGATATACTTGTCGGAGGAAAAATCAGTGATTCCGAAAAAGTATTATCTGCTCTTGATGGTGGCTTAAAAAGCTACCCTACAACTATATTTATTGACAAGAAAGGTGTAGTGAGAAAAATTCATACAGGGTTTAACGGACCTGCAACAGGATTATTTTATGACGAATTCAAAACCGATTTTAATAAACTGGTAAATGAATTGCTTGCTGAAAAATAA
- a CDS encoding TIGR00341 family protein, whose protein sequence is MIRKLLKYINLKGEIEDFEEIHQSIEKGIIFKGTNLWILVFAIIIASVGLNTNSTAVIIGAMLISPLMGPINGMGYSIAINDYILFKRSIKNFTFAVGASLVASTLYFIVSPVSNAQSELLARTSPTIYDVLIALFGGFAGIIAISSKNKGNVIPGVAIATALMPPLCTAGYGLATGQFTFFFGAFYLFTINTVCIALASTAVAQILKFPIRSNIEDARKKRINQIISVILTITILPSIYLGYKLVQNEKFTINAGKYVKSISIYKGNYLLKDEINADKKQIRLVYGGTSFSEEDRKDIIRRAVDFQIDTADVKIEQGIAFEPDQRDKSLSQENSLRQEINRLNIQLKENEQRVDSIKSRFLIGMQLLTEISPLYPQIESCNYSEGVTYSQDTIDNRLKTSVVIFTTKEKYSLNLKERNQIKEWLQKRLNTTLVMLFFQENDKGR, encoded by the coding sequence ATGATTCGCAAGCTATTAAAGTATATAAACTTGAAAGGTGAAATCGAAGATTTTGAGGAGATTCACCAGAGCATCGAAAAGGGAATTATTTTTAAAGGAACAAACCTGTGGATTTTAGTTTTTGCTATTATTATTGCTTCGGTAGGATTAAATACAAATTCTACGGCCGTAATTATAGGAGCAATGCTTATTTCTCCTTTGATGGGACCCATAAATGGAATGGGCTATAGCATTGCTATTAACGACTATATACTTTTCAAGCGTTCTATAAAGAATTTTACATTTGCAGTAGGAGCAAGTTTGGTCGCTTCAACATTGTATTTTATAGTTAGCCCTGTTTCAAATGCCCAGTCCGAGTTATTGGCTCGTACCAGCCCGACGATCTATGATGTGTTGATTGCTTTATTCGGTGGGTTTGCCGGAATTATTGCCATTAGTAGCAAAAATAAAGGTAATGTTATTCCCGGAGTGGCAATTGCAACTGCTTTAATGCCTCCTCTTTGTACAGCAGGATATGGTTTGGCAACAGGTCAGTTTACATTCTTCTTTGGAGCTTTTTATCTTTTCACGATCAATACGGTATGTATTGCCTTAGCTTCAACTGCTGTGGCACAAATTTTGAAATTCCCGATACGTAGTAATATCGAGGATGCCAGAAAGAAAAGAATTAATCAAATAATATCCGTAATCCTTACTATTACAATTCTTCCAAGTATATATCTTGGTTATAAACTTGTTCAAAACGAAAAGTTTACTATTAATGCCGGAAAGTATGTCAAAAGTATAAGTATCTATAAGGGAAACTATCTGTTGAAAGATGAGATCAATGCCGATAAGAAACAAATTCGGTTAGTATATGGAGGTACATCATTCAGTGAGGAAGATAGAAAAGATATTATCCGTAGAGCTGTCGATTTCCAGATAGATACTGCTGATGTTAAAATAGAGCAAGGTATTGCTTTTGAACCTGATCAAAGAGATAAAAGCCTTTCGCAGGAAAATAGCTTGAGGCAAGAAATTAATAGACTAAATATACAGTTGAAAGAAAATGAGCAAAGAGTAGACAGTATAAAAAGTCGTTTTTTGATTGGTATGCAGCTTCTTACCGAAATCTCGCCTTTATATCCTCAAATTGAGTCATGTAATTATTCTGAGGGTGTCACTTATTCACAAGATACAATAGATAATCGATTAAAGACAAGTGTTGTTATATTCACGACAAAAGAGAAATACTCTCTCAATCTTAAAGAAAGAAATCAAATTAAGGAATGGTTACAAAAGCGCTTGAATACCACTTTGGTTATGTTATTTTTTCAGGAGAACGATAAGGGTAGATAA
- a CDS encoding shikimate dehydrogenase — MEKYGLIGYPLKHSFSYKFFGDKFKNENIEAEYSNYEIADINNLPFIINSDPNIKGLNVTIPYKEQVLRFLDELDETAKAIGAVNVIKIIRKEGNITLKGYNSDLIGFQNSIQPMIDPLLHQKALILGTGGASKAVEYGLRKLGLETKYVSRTSAEGVFTYKDLTPEILSEYKVIVNASPVGTFPNIDECPDIPYEYLTDSHLLYDLVYNPPVTKFLELGRKQGAKIKNGGEMLQLQALAAWNIWNAI; from the coding sequence ATGGAAAAATACGGACTTATCGGTTATCCTCTCAAACATTCGTTTTCTTATAAATTTTTTGGTGATAAATTTAAAAATGAAAACATTGAGGCAGAGTATAGTAACTACGAAATTGCAGATATAAATAATCTACCTTTTATTATAAACTCTGATCCAAATATCAAAGGGCTTAATGTTACGATTCCATATAAAGAGCAAGTGCTTCGCTTTTTGGATGAATTGGATGAAACAGCAAAGGCTATTGGAGCCGTTAATGTTATCAAAATAATACGAAAAGAAGGTAACATTACTTTGAAAGGTTATAATTCGGATTTGATTGGATTTCAAAACTCAATACAGCCGATGATTGATCCTCTACTTCATCAAAAAGCTTTAATATTAGGAACAGGAGGCGCATCAAAAGCCGTTGAATACGGTTTGAGAAAATTGGGTTTGGAGACTAAATATGTTTCACGCACTTCCGCTGAAGGAGTTTTTACATATAAAGATCTTACTCCTGAAATATTATCAGAATACAAAGTGATAGTAAATGCATCGCCTGTAGGCACCTTTCCTAATATAGATGAATGTCCGGATATTCCCTATGAGTATCTTACCGACTCTCATCTGTTATATGATCTTGTATATAATCCTCCGGTAACGAAGTTTCTCGAATTAGGAAGAAAGCAGGGGGCAAAAATAAAAAATGGTGGTGAGATGCTCCAATTACAGGCTCTTGCAGCTTGGAATATATGGAATGCTATTTAG